One Silene latifolia isolate original U9 population chromosome 4, ASM4854445v1, whole genome shotgun sequence DNA segment encodes these proteins:
- the LOC141653286 gene encoding H/ACA ribonucleoprotein complex subunit 2-like protein: MGSDSETEKSHQKEKKKTPVTLAPIAQPLAGKKLCKRTFKLVRRAAEHKCLKRGIKEVVKSIRRGSKGVCVIAGNISPIDVITHVPILCEDNDIPYIYVPSKEDLASAGATKRPTCCVLVLQKPTKGELSQEDQEKLMADYDQVASEARKLASSMF; this comes from the exons atgggaAGTGATAGCGAAACAGAGAAATCACACcaaaaggagaagaagaagacaCCTGTAACTCTTGCTCCTATTGCTCAACCTCTTGCTGGCAAGAAACTCTGCAAACGCACTTTCAAACTTGTTCGCCGAG CTGCCGAACACAAGTGTTTGAAGAGAGGTATCAAGGAAGTTGTTAAGAGTATTCGTCGCGGCAGTAAAgg AGTATGTGTGATTGCAGGAAATATTTCCCCTATTGATGTTATCACTCATGTTCCAATCTTATGTGAAGACAACGATATTCCTTACATCTATGTCCCTTCAAAAGAA GATCTAGCAAGTGCGGGGGCCACAAAGCGACCAACCTGCTGCGTTTTGGTGCTACAGAAGCCCACAAAAGGTGAGCTAAGTCAGGAAGATCAAGAAAAATTGATGGCAGATTACGATCAAGTCGCATCTGAAGCTCGTAAATTAGCATCATCTATGTTCTGA